From a region of the Phaseolus vulgaris cultivar G19833 chromosome 6, P. vulgaris v2.0, whole genome shotgun sequence genome:
- the LOC137832647 gene encoding uncharacterized protein, whose product MRSLKVLLLWFAFMFAALGVKVSLPIAATHLPLLWTFFLLCFKPPYLFLLLNTIIISIVASSKFHSSNPQPNSNPPPPSPVLQEQEAEKKVIHQGIEVKRTDSTEIPSPSEKPLVSARFIHRKFTKSTSEGGRALRVVAKAKRHETLETTWKTITEGRSMPLSRHMKKCDTWQSRGNFAQSQENQSDETFFDVSAAGRLRKEPSLSQEDLNRRVEAFIRKFNDEMRLQRQQSLEQYMQMINRGAA is encoded by the exons ATGCGTTCTCTGAAAGTTCTGCTGCTCTGGTTCGCCTTCATGTTCGCGGCCTTGGGAGTGAAAGTGTCTCTTCCGATCGCAGCCACACACCTCCCTCTCCTCTGGACCTTCTTCCTCCTCTGCTTCAAGCCTCCTTACCTCTTCCTCCTTCTCAACACCATCATCATCTCCATCGTCGCATCCTCCAAATTCCACTCCTCCAATCCTCAACCAAATTCAAATCCTCCTCCTCCTTCACCCGTTCTCCAAGAACAAGAAGCGGAAAAGAAAGTAATCCACCAAGGAATCGAAGTCAAGAGAACAGACTCAACGGAGATTCCATCGCCGTCGGAGAAGCCTCTCGTGTCCGCTAGGTTCATTCACCGGAAATTCACTAAATCCACTTCTGAAG GTGGGAGAGCGTTGAGAGTGGTGGCCAAGGCGAAACGGCACGAAACGTTGGAGACCACGTGGAAGACCATAACGGAGGGTCGATCCATGCCGTTGAGCAGACACATGAAGAAGTGTGACACGTGGCAGAGCCGCGGCAACTTCGCCCAATCGCAGGAAAACCAGTCCGACGAGACCTTCTTCGACGTTTCCGCCGCCGGGAGGCTGCGGAAAGAGCCGTCGCTGAGTCAAGAGGATTTGAATCGGCGCGTGGAAGCGTTCATACGGAAGTTCAACGACGAGATGAGGTTGCAGAGGCAACAATCCTTAGAACAGTACATGCAGATGATTAACCGCGGTGCCGCTTAA
- the LOC137832646 gene encoding uncharacterized protein translates to MHKMPRIWIMYLQTLTNQKLVTRTRRTFDRALCALPVTQHDRIWEPYLVFVSQKGIPIETSLRVYRRYLKYDPSHIEDFIEFLLNSSLWQEASDRLASVLNDDQFYSIKGKTKHRLWLELCDLLTRHANEVSGLNVDAIIRGGIRKFTDEVGRLWTSLAKYYIRRGLPEKARDVFEEGMSTVITVRDFSVIFDSYSQFEEIMLEESMLAYKMDDEGEENGFEEVEEEDIRFRGRLAEEDFERKILHGFWLNDKNDIDLRLARFDYLMERRPELANSVLLRQNPHNVEQWHRRVKLFEGNPTKQILTYTEAVRTIDPMKAVGKPHTLWVAFAKLYEQHKDLANARVIFDKAVQVNYKTVDNLASVWCEWAEMELKHKNFKGALELMRRATAEPSVEVKRKVAADGNEPAQMKLHKSLRLWTFYVDLEESLGSLDSTRAVYERILDLRIATPQIIINYAYFIWENKYFEDAFKVYERGVKIFKYPHVKDIWVTYLSKFVKRYGKNKLERARELFKSAVESAPADQVKPLYLQYAKLEEDYGLAGEAMKVYDQATEAVPDNEKLSMYEIYISRAAEIFGVPETRRIYEKAINIYENAIKSDISNKDLLNKDIKTLSLKYAELEKSLGEIYRARELYGFASKYADPRSDPEFWNKWHEFEVQHGNEDTFREMLRIKRSVSASNRQTHFLMQKDQTVNLDEAKDKLNQAGIPEDEMAALEMQLPPAADNTVTKDRKVGFVSAGVESQSDGGIKTSANNEDIELPEDSDSDDGDDKIEIAQKDVPSAVFGGLIRKRDEDDKNGEIDAAKDKDNENRLGALERIKRLKRN, encoded by the exons ATGCACAAGATGCCGCGAATTTGGATTATGTATCTGCAAACCCTAACCAATCAGAAATTGGTAACTCGGACTCGCAGGACCTTCGATAGGGCTCTCTGCGCCCTCCCAGTCACCCAGCACGACCGTATCTGGGAACCTTATCTTGTGTTCGTGAGCCAGAAGGGTATTCCCATTGAGACTTCTCTTCGGGTTTATCGCAGGTATTTGAAGTATGATCCCTCTCACATTGAGGATTTTATTGAGTTTTTGCTTAATTCGAGTCTCTGGCAAGAGGCTTCTGATAGGCTGGCTTCGGTGCTCAATGACGACCAGTTTTACTCCATTAAGGGTAAGACCAAGCACCGGCTTTGGTTGGAGTTGTGTGATTTGCTCACACGCCATGCCAATGAGGTTTCTGGGTTGAATGTGGATGCTATCATTAGGGGTGGGATTAGGAAGTTCACTGATGAGGTGGGTAGGCTTTGGACTTCGCTTGCCAAGTATTACATTAGGAGGGGTTTGCCCGAGAAGGCTAGGGATGTGTTTGAGGAGGGTATGTCTACTGTTATCACGGTCAGGGATTTTAGTGTTATATTTGATTCTTACTCGCAGTTTGAAGAGATCATGCTTGAAGAGAGCATGCTTGCTTACAAGATGGATGATGAGGGTGAAGAAAATGGCTTTGAGGAAGTAGAAGAAGAGGATATTCGTTTCAGAGGAAGATTGGCGGAGGAGGATTTTGAGAGGAAGATTTTACATGGGTTTTGGTTGAATGACAAGAATGACATAGACTTGAGGTTGGCTCGGTTTGATTACCTTATGGAGAGGAGGCCGGAGTTGGCTAACAGTGTGCTTTTGCGTCAAAATCCTCATAATGTAGAACAGTGGCACAGGAGGGTGAAGCTCTTTGAAGGGAATCCTACCAAGCAGATACTGACTTACACTGAAGCGGTGAGGACGATTGATCCCATGAAGGCAGTGGGAAAGCCTCATACTTTGTGGGTTGCGTTTGCTAAACTGTATGAGCAGCACAAAGATCTTGCCAATGCCCGTGTCATATTTGATAAGGCAGTGCAGGTGAACTACAAAACCGTGGATAATCTGGCTAGTGTCTGGTGTGAGTGGGCTGAAATGGAGTTAAAGCATAAAAATTTCAAAGGAGCACTTGAGCTGATGAGGCGGGCTACAGCTGAGCCATCAGTTGAGGTGAAGCGAAAAG TGGCTGCGGATGGAAATGAACCAGCCCAGATGAAGCTACATAAGTCCTTGAGATTGTGGACATTTTATGTGGATTTGGAGGAAAGCCTAGGTTCTTTGGACTCTACACGTGCTGTTTATGAGCGAATTTTGGATTTACGAATAGCCACACCACAAATAATCATCAATTATGCATACTTTATATGG GAAAATAAGTACTTTGAAGATGCTTTTAAAGTTTATGAAAGAGGAGTAAAGATATTTAAGTACCCTCATGTTAAAGACATATGGGTTACATATCTCTCTAAATTTGTGAAGAGATATGGAAAGAATAAATTGGAGCGAGCAAGAGAATTATTTAAAAGTGCAGTTGAATCG GCCCCAGCTGATCAAGTAAAGCCGCTTTACCTGCAATATGCCAAACTGGAGGAGGACTATGGTCTAGCAGGGGAAGCTATGAAGGTTTATGATCAAGCAACAGAAGCTGTTCCTGACAATGAGAAATTAAGCAtgtatgaaatatatatttctcGTGCAGCTGAGATATTTGGTGTGCCCGAAACAAGGAGGATCTATGAGAAGGCAATTAATATCTATGAGAATGCAATTAAATCTGATATTTCGAATAAGGATCTTTTGAATAAGGACATCAAAACCTTGAGTTTGAAGTATGCTGAGCTGGAAAAAAGTTTGGGAGAAATTTACCGGGCCCGTGAATTATATGGATTTGCATCTAAATATGCAGATCCACGGTCTGATCCCGAGTTTTGGAATAAGTGGCACGAGTTTGAGGTTCAACACGGGAATGAAGATACTTTCAGAGAAATGCTTCGTATTAAGCGAAGTGTGTCTGCAAGCAACAGACAG ACACATTTTCTAATGCAGAAGGATCAAACTGTGAATCTTGATGAAGCCAAAGACAAGTTGAATCAGGCTGGGATCCCTGAGGACGAAATGGCTGCTTTAGAAATGCAATTACCACCAGCAGCTGACAATACAGTGACAAAAGATAGAAAAGTTGGGTTTGTGAGTGCTGGAGTTGAATCTCAGTCTGATGGAGGGATAAAAACTAGTGCAAATAACGAGGATATCGAGTTACCAGAAGACAGTGATTCTGATGACGGTGATGATAAGATTGAAATTGCACAAAAAGATGTTCCTTCTGCTGTGTTTGGTGGTTTGATTAGAAAGAGAGATGAGGATGACAAGAATGGAGAGATAGATGCtgcaaaagataaagataaCGAGAATCGGCTTGGTGCTCTTGAGAGAATAAAGAGGCTAAAACGAAATTAA